A region from the Felis catus isolate Fca126 chromosome F1, F.catus_Fca126_mat1.0, whole genome shotgun sequence genome encodes:
- the HAPLN2 gene encoding hyaluronan and proteoglycan link protein 2, translated as MPGLLSLPTFCHFLLPWGLAIFHKALGDLAPHPGPHYLLPPIHEVIHSRRGATATLPCVLGAPPPSYKVRWSKVEPGELRETLILITNGLHARGYGPLGGRARMRRGHRLDASLVIADVRLEDEGRYRCELINGIEDESVALTLRLEGVVFPYQPSRGRYQFNYYEAKQACEEQDGRLATYAQLYQAWTEGLDWCNAGWLLEGSVRYPVLTARAPCGGPGRPGIRSYGPRDRKRDRYDAFCFTSVTAGHVFFVPGRLTLSEAHAACRRRGATVAKVGHLYAAWKFSGLDQCDGGWLADGSVRFPITSPRPRCGGLPDPGVRSFGFPRAQQAAFGTYCYSE; from the exons ATGCCAGGCCTGCTTAGTCTCCCAACATTCTGCCACTTCCTTCTCCCCTGGGGCCTCGCCATCTTCCACAAAGCGCTGGGGGACCTAG caccccaccccggcccccactACCTCCTGCCCCCCATCCACGAGGTCATTCACTCTCGTCGTGGGGCCACGGCCACGCTGCCTTGCGTCCTGGGCGCCCCGCCTCCCAGCTACAAGGTCCGCTGGAGCAAAGTGGAGCCCGGGGAGCTCCGGGAAACGCTGATCCTCATCACCAACGGCCTGCACGCCCGGGGCTACGGGCCCCTGGGGGGGCGCGCCAGGATGCGGAGGGGGCATCGGCTGGACGCCTCCCTGGTCATCGCGGACGTGCGCCTGGAGGACGAGGGCAGGTACCGCTGCGAACTCATCAACGGCATCGAGGACGAGAGCGTGGCGCTGACCCTGCGCCTGGAGG gtgtgGTGTTCCCGTACCAGCCCAGCCGGGGCCGGTACCAGTTCAATTACTACGAGGCGAAACAGGCGTGCGAGGAGCAGGACGGGCGTCTGGCCACCTACGCCCAGCTGTACCAGG CGTGGACCGAGGGCCTGGACTGGTGCAACGCGGGCTGGCTGCTCGAGGGCTCCGTGCGCTACCCCGTGCTCACCGCGCGCGCCCCGTGCGGTGGCCCGGGGCGGCCCGGGATCCGCAGCTACGGGCCCCGCGACCGGAAGCGCGACCGCTACGACGCCTTCTGCTTCACTTCGGTGACTGCAG GCCACGTGTTCTTCGTGCCCGGGCGGCTGACCCTGTCTGAAGCGCACGCGGCGTGCCGGCGGCGCGGGGCCACGGTGGCCAAGGTCGGGCACCTCTACGCCGCCTGGAAGTTCTCGGGGCTGGACCAGTGCGACGGCGGCTGGCTGGCGGACGGCAGCGTGCGCTTCCCCATCACTTCGCCGCGGCCGCGCTGCGGGGGCCTCCCCGACCCCGGCGTGCGTAGCTTCGGCTTCCCGCGGGCGCAGCAGGCGGCCTTCGGGACGTACTGCTACTCGGAGTAG